Proteins co-encoded in one Lynx canadensis isolate LIC74 chromosome C1, mLynCan4.pri.v2, whole genome shotgun sequence genomic window:
- the PADI3 gene encoding protein-arginine deiminase type-3 isoform X1 produces MSMKRIVRVSLEHPTSAVCVAGVETLVDIYGSVPEGTEMFEVYGTPGVDVYISPSVERGRERADARRWHFDTGLEIIVVMNSPSNDLNDSHVQISYHSSHEPLPLAYAVLYLTCVDIALDCDLNCEGRQNRSFVDKRQWVWGPSGYGAILLVNCDKDDANCYDQDNCDQHVHCLQDLEDMSVMVLRTQGPAALFDDHRLILHTSSYDAKWARVFHTCGPEDSCEAYRHVLGQNKVSYEVPHFHGDEERFFVEGLSFPDASFTGLVSFHVTLLDDSNEDFSESPIFTDTVVFRVAPWIMTPSTLPPLEVYVCRVRNNTCFVDAVAELARKAGCKLTICPQNENRNDRWIQDEMELGYVQAPHKTFPVVFDSPRNGELQDFPYKRILGPDFGYVTREPQDSSVSGLDSFGNLEVSPPVVANGKEYPLGRILIGGNLPGSSGRRVTQVVRDFLHAQRVQPPVELFVDWLAVGHVDEFLSFVPAPDGKGFRMLLASPGACFKLFQEKQKWGHGRALLFKGVVGDKQISTVSINQVLSNANLISYNKFVQSCIDWNREVLKRELGLTEQDIIDIPQLFKIERRKAVAFFPDLVNMLVLGKHLGIPKPFGPIIDGRCCLEEKVRSLLEPLGLHCTFIDDFTPYHMLHGEVHCGTNVRRQPFSFKWWNMVP; encoded by the exons ATGTCAATGAAGAGGATTGTGCGTGTGTCCCTGGAGCATCCCACCAGCGCCGTGTGTGTGGCTGGCGTGGAGACCCTCGTGGACATTTATGG GTCGGTACCTGAGGGCACAGAGATGTTCGAGGTCTACGGGACCCCCGGTGTGGACGTCTACATCTCTCCTAGTGTGGAGAGGGGCCGGGAGCGTGCAGACGCCAGACGGTGGCACTTTGATACGGGGTTGGAGATCATCGTGGTCATGAACTCGCCCAGCAATGACCTCAATGACAGTCAT GTTCAGATTTCCTACCACTCCAGCCACGAACCCCTTCCCCTGGCCTATGCGGTGCTCTACCTCACCTGTGTTG ACATCGCTCtggattgtgacctgaactgcgAGGGCAGACAGAACAGGAGCTTCGTGGACAAG CGGCAGTGGGTCTGGGGGCCCAGTGGCTATGGAGCCATCTTGCTGGTGAACTGTGACAAGGACGATGCGAACTGTTACGACCAGGACAACTGTGACCAGCACGTGCACTGCCTGCAAG ACCTGGAAGACATGTCAGTCATGGTCCTGCGGACCCAAGGCCCCGCTGCCCTCTTCGACGACCACAGACTTATCCTCCACACCTCCAGCTATGACGCCAAGTGGGCCCGGGTCTTCCACACCTGCG GTCCCGAGGACTCGTGCGAGGCCTACAGGCACGTGCTGGGCCAGAACAAGGTGTCGTACGAGGTGCCCCACTTCCACGGTGACGAGGAGCGCTTCTTCGTGGAGGGGCTCTCCTTCCCTGACGCCAGCTTCACGGGGCTTGTGTCCTTCCACGTCACCCTGCTGGACGACTCCAACGAG gaTTTCTCCGAGTCCCCGATCTTCACTGACACCGTGGTGTTCCGTGTGGCGCCCTGGATTATGACGCCCAGCACCCTGCCGCCCCTGGAGGTTTACGTGTGCCG CGTGAGGAACAACACGTGTTTTGTGGACGCCGTGGCGGAGCTGGCCAGGAAGGCTGGCTGCAAGCTGACCATCTGCCCGCAGAACGAGAACCGCAATGACCGCTGGATCCAG GACGAGATGGAACTGGGCTATGTTCAGGCGCCACACAAGACCTTCCCGGTGGTCTTTGACTCCCCCAGGAACGGAGAGCTACAGGACTTCCCTTACAAAAGGATCCTG GGTCCAGATTTCGGCTATGTGACGCGGGAACCACAAGACAGCTCTGTGAGTGGCCTGGACTCCTTCGGGAACCTGGAGGTCAGCCCCCCAGTGGTGGCCAATGGGAAAGAGTACCCCCTGGGGCGGATCCTCATCGGGGGCAACCTGCCTGg GTCCAGCGGCCGCCGGGTCACGCAGGTGGTGCGGGACTTCCTCCACGCGCAGAGGGTGCAGCCCCCAGTGGAGCTCTTTGTGGACTGGTTGGCCGTGGGCCACGTGGATGAGTTTCTGAGCTTTGTCCCTGCCCCCGACGGGAAG GGCTTTCGGATGCTCCTGGCCAGTCCTGGCGCCTGCTTCAAGCTCTTCCAGGAAAAGCAAAAGTGGGGCCACGGCAGGGCCCTCCTGTTCAAAGGGGTTGTCG GTGACAAGCAGATCAGCACCGTCTCCATCAACCAGGTCCTCTCCAATGCAAACCTCATCAGCTACAACAAGTTTGTGCAG AGCTGCATCGACTGGAACCGGGAGGTACTCAAGCGGGAGCTGGGCCTGACCGAGCAGGACATCATCGACATCCCTCAGCTCTTCAAGATTGAGAGGAGAAAGGCAGTGGCCTTCTTCCCTGACTTG GTGAACATGCTGGTGCTGGGGAAGCACCTGGGCATCCCCAAGCCCTTCGGGCCCATCATCGACGGCCGCTGCTGCCTGGAGGAGAAGGTGCGGTCCCTGCTGGAGCCGTTGGGCCTCCACTGCACCTTCATCGACGACTTCACCCCGTACCACATGCTGCACGGGGAGGTGCACTGCGGCACCAACGTGCGCCGGCAGCCCTTCTCCTTCAAGTGGTGGAACATGGTGCCctga
- the PADI3 gene encoding protein-arginine deiminase type-3 isoform X2 — MSVPEGTEMFEVYGTPGVDVYISPSVERGRERADARRWHFDTGLEIIVVMNSPSNDLNDSHVQISYHSSHEPLPLAYAVLYLTCVDIALDCDLNCEGRQNRSFVDKRQWVWGPSGYGAILLVNCDKDDANCYDQDNCDQHVHCLQDLEDMSVMVLRTQGPAALFDDHRLILHTSSYDAKWARVFHTCGPEDSCEAYRHVLGQNKVSYEVPHFHGDEERFFVEGLSFPDASFTGLVSFHVTLLDDSNEDFSESPIFTDTVVFRVAPWIMTPSTLPPLEVYVCRVRNNTCFVDAVAELARKAGCKLTICPQNENRNDRWIQDEMELGYVQAPHKTFPVVFDSPRNGELQDFPYKRILGPDFGYVTREPQDSSVSGLDSFGNLEVSPPVVANGKEYPLGRILIGGNLPGSSGRRVTQVVRDFLHAQRVQPPVELFVDWLAVGHVDEFLSFVPAPDGKGFRMLLASPGACFKLFQEKQKWGHGRALLFKGVVGDKQISTVSINQVLSNANLISYNKFVQSCIDWNREVLKRELGLTEQDIIDIPQLFKIERRKAVAFFPDLVNMLVLGKHLGIPKPFGPIIDGRCCLEEKVRSLLEPLGLHCTFIDDFTPYHMLHGEVHCGTNVRRQPFSFKWWNMVP, encoded by the exons AT GTCGGTACCTGAGGGCACAGAGATGTTCGAGGTCTACGGGACCCCCGGTGTGGACGTCTACATCTCTCCTAGTGTGGAGAGGGGCCGGGAGCGTGCAGACGCCAGACGGTGGCACTTTGATACGGGGTTGGAGATCATCGTGGTCATGAACTCGCCCAGCAATGACCTCAATGACAGTCAT GTTCAGATTTCCTACCACTCCAGCCACGAACCCCTTCCCCTGGCCTATGCGGTGCTCTACCTCACCTGTGTTG ACATCGCTCtggattgtgacctgaactgcgAGGGCAGACAGAACAGGAGCTTCGTGGACAAG CGGCAGTGGGTCTGGGGGCCCAGTGGCTATGGAGCCATCTTGCTGGTGAACTGTGACAAGGACGATGCGAACTGTTACGACCAGGACAACTGTGACCAGCACGTGCACTGCCTGCAAG ACCTGGAAGACATGTCAGTCATGGTCCTGCGGACCCAAGGCCCCGCTGCCCTCTTCGACGACCACAGACTTATCCTCCACACCTCCAGCTATGACGCCAAGTGGGCCCGGGTCTTCCACACCTGCG GTCCCGAGGACTCGTGCGAGGCCTACAGGCACGTGCTGGGCCAGAACAAGGTGTCGTACGAGGTGCCCCACTTCCACGGTGACGAGGAGCGCTTCTTCGTGGAGGGGCTCTCCTTCCCTGACGCCAGCTTCACGGGGCTTGTGTCCTTCCACGTCACCCTGCTGGACGACTCCAACGAG gaTTTCTCCGAGTCCCCGATCTTCACTGACACCGTGGTGTTCCGTGTGGCGCCCTGGATTATGACGCCCAGCACCCTGCCGCCCCTGGAGGTTTACGTGTGCCG CGTGAGGAACAACACGTGTTTTGTGGACGCCGTGGCGGAGCTGGCCAGGAAGGCTGGCTGCAAGCTGACCATCTGCCCGCAGAACGAGAACCGCAATGACCGCTGGATCCAG GACGAGATGGAACTGGGCTATGTTCAGGCGCCACACAAGACCTTCCCGGTGGTCTTTGACTCCCCCAGGAACGGAGAGCTACAGGACTTCCCTTACAAAAGGATCCTG GGTCCAGATTTCGGCTATGTGACGCGGGAACCACAAGACAGCTCTGTGAGTGGCCTGGACTCCTTCGGGAACCTGGAGGTCAGCCCCCCAGTGGTGGCCAATGGGAAAGAGTACCCCCTGGGGCGGATCCTCATCGGGGGCAACCTGCCTGg GTCCAGCGGCCGCCGGGTCACGCAGGTGGTGCGGGACTTCCTCCACGCGCAGAGGGTGCAGCCCCCAGTGGAGCTCTTTGTGGACTGGTTGGCCGTGGGCCACGTGGATGAGTTTCTGAGCTTTGTCCCTGCCCCCGACGGGAAG GGCTTTCGGATGCTCCTGGCCAGTCCTGGCGCCTGCTTCAAGCTCTTCCAGGAAAAGCAAAAGTGGGGCCACGGCAGGGCCCTCCTGTTCAAAGGGGTTGTCG GTGACAAGCAGATCAGCACCGTCTCCATCAACCAGGTCCTCTCCAATGCAAACCTCATCAGCTACAACAAGTTTGTGCAG AGCTGCATCGACTGGAACCGGGAGGTACTCAAGCGGGAGCTGGGCCTGACCGAGCAGGACATCATCGACATCCCTCAGCTCTTCAAGATTGAGAGGAGAAAGGCAGTGGCCTTCTTCCCTGACTTG GTGAACATGCTGGTGCTGGGGAAGCACCTGGGCATCCCCAAGCCCTTCGGGCCCATCATCGACGGCCGCTGCTGCCTGGAGGAGAAGGTGCGGTCCCTGCTGGAGCCGTTGGGCCTCCACTGCACCTTCATCGACGACTTCACCCCGTACCACATGCTGCACGGGGAGGTGCACTGCGGCACCAACGTGCGCCGGCAGCCCTTCTCCTTCAAGTGGTGGAACATGGTGCCctga